From Fusobacterium varium:
TATCAGAAAGTAACGACATAAGCATTCCTGTTCTCAAATTATTCTGCCCAGAAGCATCTTTTACAAACTCAAACATCTCTTTTGCTGCCATATCTCCTGCTTTATCTAAAGTTTCAGCAGATTGTATAGTCATGATTTTTTTTCCTGAATATAAAAATGGTACTGGCAGTTTTATATTTTTCAGCACACTTACTTTTACAGTTATCTCCCCAGCTGTTTCCAATCCACAGATAAATACTTCTCCATCTCCCATAAGAGCATGAATATCTCCCATTGATAGAAGTCCGCCATCTACATTTACTGGAAGATAAATTATTGACCCTGCTGTTATTTTTTTACAATCCATATTCCCGCCATGTTTTCCTGGTGTAATTGTCAGTATTCCCTCTTCTCCTTCTGGAGCAGTTCCAATTACTCCTATCATAGGTTCAGCCTCTAATTCCAGCACATCATCAAACAGTATCTTATTATCTCGAAT
This genomic window contains:
- a CDS encoding putative acetamidase gives rise to the protein MIYISKDYVTDILKWDNKAAAHCKDGEIVVFETRDCYDNCITSSERPMGDRKDGLSNPVTGALYVEGAEKGDILKVEIRDIKLRPWGVMRSSNTGGVFYKKYDKREAVIYSIRDNKILFDDVLELEAEPMIGVIGTAPEGEEGILTITPGKHGGNMDCKKITAGSIIYLPVNVDGGLLSMGDIHALMGDGEVFICGLETAGEITVKVSVLKNIKLPVPFLYSGKKIMTIQSAETLDKAGDMAAKEMFEFVKDASGQNNLRTGMLMSLLSDMAVCQVVDPLLTMRVEFPLAVLEKYGYKLP